The following proteins are co-located in the Palaemon carinicauda isolate YSFRI2023 chromosome 30, ASM3689809v2, whole genome shotgun sequence genome:
- the LOC137623314 gene encoding small ribosomal subunit protein uS8A: MVRMDALADALRSINNAEKRSKRQVLIRPCSKVVVKFLSVMMKHGYIGEFEIVDDHRAGKIVVNLTGRLIKCGVISPRFDVSIHSIEKWTTNLLPSRQFGYVVLTTSGGIMDHEEAKRKHLGGKILGFFF; encoded by the exons ATGGTGCGTATGGATGCCTTGGCAGATGCTCTTAGGAGTATAAACAATGCTGAAAAGCGTAGCAAGAGGCAGGTGCTGATCCGCCCCTGCTCCAAAGTTGTTGTCAAATTTCTCTCAGTAATGATGAAGCATG gcTATATTGGCGAATTTGAAATAGTTGATGATCATCGTGCTGGCAAGATTGTTGTAAATTTAACAGGTCGTCTTATCAAATGTGGTGTCATCTCTCCCAGATTTGATGTTTCTATACATTCAATTGAAAAATGGACCACCAACCTTTTGCCATCTCGTCAGTTTGG GTATGTCGTTCTTACAACCTCTGGAGGTATTATGGACCACGAAGAAGCAAAAAGGAAACATCTGGGTGGCAAGATTTTAGGTTTCTTCTTCTAA